The stretch of DNA AGCATCCTCAGAAGCACCTATGAGAAGGGCAGATAAGAAAACTGCAACGTCGATTAAACACATAATGACATCGAAAATAAAAGAACACACACCTTTACTTCAGATTTCTTCATTGTTTTTATCATGTATCGATCATCATTTGTTAGGTAAAAGAAGCTTCCACTTTTTCCAGGAGATGAAAGTTCCCGAAGGGCATCATTTCCGCAGATTGATATCATATAATCAGCTGGATCAACCTTGAAGAGCTTGCGGAGAGTTCTAAAAATCCAGTATTTGGACAATGAGCTTATTATGTCAGAATGCAGATACGTgattgaaaaagagaaaaaaatacacAATACGGGTTGGGGTGAAAACATTTTGCAAGCGCACCTGAAAACTAGTGGGCAGTAATCCTTCCACTTAAAGTCACAAGACTGGTGTGGGGGTGTTTGTTTTGTTCCTTCAGGAGGAAACCTTGTCCATATCTTTTCTTTTGGGTCAAAGGCTGATGCTTTCAGGTCAAGTGATTTGGGTTCAGGTTGCTTTCCTACTGCTTGCCTAGATCAAAGTCCACAACATATAAACAAATAATCATTATATCAAGACCTTTAAGAGGACATACAAGAAGTAAGCATAGCCCAACATGCTTTTTCTTTATTGTGACAATGATTCTTTTCCACttccttttatttttctaaacAACATGTGCCAATGGTTAATGTGATTCACTTCATTTAAGAGCAAGATATAGACAATGAAGTGAAAGCAAGAATCAACAATGTGTCATTCTGCTTCTTTAAGATATAGATGTGGTGAACATCATCACTAGCATGGTTAGAGAACTTCACccaagaaaataagaaaactgtCTTTCTCAAAATGCTAAATTTGCTTGAATAAAAAGGATTGACCTAGTTGGTGTATAAGTTTAATATACCAAATTCATGTCTCCATATGGAATTTGTATCTCTCTTTGATTAAGCATAGCCCAGAGGATGAAAGGATAGACCATATGACATGTATAATAAATGACTCAAAAAATGCACAACACAGGACTATAGCAACTGTTCATATGCTTTGTCTGCAATTTACAAATTTcttattcagagaaatcaagtacTAAATCTAATCACAATTTATTTCCACTTCCTTGCCCATAATCATATTTAACAAATGATATAAGTTATTGATTAATGGATGCCATTGGTTCAAAGCTAATCATCATAAATAGAAGATTAATCTGCATCTTATCACATAGAATAAATCTTTGCAAGTCAGACACTATAAAGTAATGGCTTCAATATATTTGTTTGCTCATCATTTTCTTGTGAGATGAGTATGTATAGTCTAAAGAAATGCCTCTTTAGATCAACAAAAGAAGCCCAAACGTAGAAACTCAGATAATCTTAGCTGATAATCTAGTGAATATCACAAACTACAGTGATGCAGGATGACTCTTCCGTGGTTAGTGACAAATCTCGTGTTTTTCCTCTTTCTGGGTGCCTAAAACACTTCTCTATAATCTATATACTATCTAATATTAAGATACGACTTCCACAAGAAAGATTGTGATACCTGATACCAAGCTGCAGATTCAGCATAAGGTCATAATTTTTATGCCCCTTTGAGATAGGCTCCCCTTGCTTCTTTACCTCCCTGAGCGGCGACCTTATCGGTTGATGAATCCTCCCAGCCCCTCTCGACTCTGCCTCATCTAAATGAAGCTCGCCTACAAGGTCATCGACACCCTTGTTCGCTCCCCCTACCTCACCATTCTCAGCATCACAACTGAGAAACTCAGAAGAGTCCCAGAATCCGCTGGTGCTCCCAATACCGCTGATTGTACTGGAATGGCCATTATGCTTTATTGGTGTACCCCCTGTCGGGACAATCTCTACTGATGCTCGCCTCCTCCGATGAGCATCTGGTGACTTGGTAGATTTCCAGACTGCCTGCTTCTGCATGAAGTCTGCCTCAATGCCCGACCAATTTAGTGTCTTCTGCGAAGGGAGAATGGATACGTTCTCACCCTGGGAGACCTTGCAATCTCCAAGGTCCGCCAAGAAGACCCCATAGGGATCCCGGGAAGTGGGGGACGAAGCAGTCGGCGACGAGTAGTAGACACCTTTCTGCTGGAGGCTCCCATTCTCCTTGCTCCAATACCCAATGTAAAGCCCTCCGTCAGCCCAACGGAAATTGCCATTCCCCTTTGGGAGCCCGTCCTCCCACCCGCCATCGTACCGATTACCGTTTGCCCAGACCAGGGTGCCGCGGCCGTCAATGACGCCCGCCCGCCACTGCCCGACATACTCGTTCCCATTCTTCCACACGTACCTTCCATGCCCATCTTGGTTATCGGAGCGCCACTCCCCATCATAGTAGTCGCCATTGGCGTAGGACTTCACCCCGTGGCCGTGCTTGAGGTTCATGGACCAGGTGCCGCGGTAGGTGTCGCCGAGGGAGCTGGTATAGGTGCCGTACCCGTCCATGAAACCAGATTTGAACTCCCCTTCGTAGGTGGCACCAGACGGCCACGAAAACTTGCCTTTCCCCATGGTCTTGCCGTGGCGCCATTCGCCCTCGTACATGCATCCGTCGGTCCACAGGTACTTGCCGGTGCCATGCGGCACATTGCCGCTCCACTCCCCGGTGTAGAAGTCGCCGTTGCCGAGCAGGCGCTCGGCGTGGTAGGCCCCCTCCGGGTTGTCCACGGGCAGGGGGTCCGCCGGGGTGGCGGCAACGGGAGGGAGGTCGCCGCAGGACTTGGGGGTCGCGGCGGGTAACTCGACGTCGTCAGCGTTGGCGACCGACATGGAGGAGAAGAGGCGGCGACGGCGAGCGGTTTGCTGCTGCGGCTGCTGCTGGGTGCAGCGGACGTTGGACTCCCAAACCTTAGTGAGTATGTTGTCCTTGAACATTCTCCAGTCGTTTATCTCTTCTTTCACTTCTCCATCTAAATGGTCTCCAATGAATGATCCAATATCTTGAGTTCAATTTTagccctttttttcttctttgctcGAAGATTATCTCATGAAGGGAGGAGATGCTGGCTGAGAGTGGTGGAGTTGCGCCGCTTGCGGACTGGGGGCTCCGGTTGAAGCTCCGTGCAAGGCTCGCAGACCAAACATctgggaggaggaggacgaagaggaGCACATGGGAAGAAGAATGGAAGGACAAATCCATCGTCCACGATTGTAGGGCGAGTGCTTTCGACAATGGGCAGGAAAGCGTCTTATTTTAGGAGACGACAACGGCcgcagagacagagagagatggGGTCGTTGTCTACGgtctttcttttttatatttaagttatattttaaccatgataaataatatgtacatatatttgcTGGGATATATATTACGATCaacataattttatataatagattttataaataatataaggtgattttttttttatttttttcgaaaTACTTCGGTTTTAGTTATTTCATTTGGTGTCTTTTTTTAGGAGTgctaaaagataatttttatgatataacaAAAAAGAATAACAGAGGTGAAGAGCGTCACAAGAGAGCAACGAatacaataatttttaatttcatcaataatatataaaagaaaattagaaaaataaaatgataataataaaaaaagaattaaGAATATGTCGAATTCTACTCAATAAATCAAATCGATTGACCATCTGATTTCTAATCGATCGGTCCAACCACAACTTTATAGTACCATGGGATTCATCGTCACGAACCGCTCGCTCTGTGGATAACGGCCGTACGCCCGAGACCGCGGCCACGTTAGCGCCCCCAAATCCCTCTATAAGACGCGATGGATAGGTTCGGACTTCGCAGCAGGCCATTATGGCGCGAGCTGCCCTCCATATTTCCATGGCCATTTCTCCCACGAAATGTGGCGAGAATGGCGACAAGTCGGCCGAGAACTCCCGCGTACTTATCCTGGGAGGAACCGGAAGGGTCGGTGGCTCCACGGCTACTGCTCTATCGAAGCTCTGCCCCTCCCTCCAACTGCTCATAGCTGGACGGAATCGGTAGGTCAATCTTCTTACTCGCTAATTCGTAGTAGTTGTGTCTCGTTTCCAATCTGATTCTGGCGGAGATCTGTATTGAGGGCGTCGATTATTCATCGGCGGTGACGATCTTATTGTTCTTTGGTTTCAATTCGAGAAAGTGACTTGTTCAAGCTCTGAAGGCAAGATGTTGTCGTTTAATTATGACATTCAAATAGCTATGAACTGATACATATTTGACTTACCCTTGCATAAAAAGCAAAATCATGTTACAGTCCTTTTAGATGTCTAATCTCTTTCTGTTCATCTTGGGGTACGTGTCTCATACCTAAGGGAACCTTCATCGTGGCGCTGGTCAAAAAATAGATATAGTACTTATGTGGGATTGTCTATGCCTATTGTCTAACCACCTGATTTATGGAGTAATTTTctgtattttttatgattttatatattcTGGTCTGCATCTATATGTTACAAGAAAGCCATTACAGTATCCATTAGTTATAGGTACCCAAAGAGGATGATATCTGGTTCTGAGGCTACTGTAAAGAAACTCATGTAACTTCTAGGTTTATTGAACAGGTTAAATTTCTAATGAATATTCATGTTGGATATGGAACTTGTAGATATTCATAATAAATATTCATGGTGGATTTGACCATGTGTTATTTGGATGCATTTGGAATTTCCAATGTTTTTATGTCATATTATGTCGTGCTTTATTTTATGGTTCGCCAGGGAAAAAGGTGCTGCACTTGTATCTAAACTTGGTAAAAATGCCGAGTTTGTTGAAGTTAACATTGAGAGCACAAACATGTTGGAAAAAACATTAGAAGGTGAATTCAAGTCTCTCTTTCTTTCTGTTCTTTTTTGCCCACTCACGGCTATTGCTTTCTTCCGAACGAAACATACACTCTACTATATGAACTATGtgtttatatgtatacatttaagaGCAATATTGGTGTGTAGCATGTACATTTGTAAGTATTTACACTCCCAAATGGAATAACTATTTTATAGTATATAAGCACAGTTTGGATTTTGTTTGTTATTGGTATTTCATAACCATaagttcctttttctttcttgttgatTGTCTTTCTCATTCTGTCTAGGGAATGGTCTGTTGTTCAATGTGCCGTATCATGCTTAGCATACAGGTGCATCAACCTGAAATCGGCACTAGGAAATGTTTGACCATTGGCTTCCCAACAACTAGTAGAATTAGTCTGGAAATGTGAAAACCGGTGAGGCCACTGTGGAAGCTAAAGTCACTTAGCAGGTCATTAATTTTAAAGGAGCAGAAAACATCATAATGTATCTGTTTCCAAGTCGTGAACTACTAGCTAGCAATGTATCTGACTATACAAACTAGTAAAGGAAAGGAGACCAGAAAAcatgagggaaaaaaaaaaactctagcaCTTGGATGAGTTATATCACTATCAAGAATATCTATCCTAGTCAGTAGTTGATAAGCATTTGGATGTGTTGAGCAGGGCATATTATTGCACAAAACTAGGTTTTTTTGTTGGGCTACCATTAGATATGAGTGCACCCAGAAGTTATTGAAGATTGTACCATTTCATTTGACCAATCTGTCATCTATTTTCTAAGGCCTTATCAGTTCAACTAATTCTTTAGCATAAGGGCTAATAAATTTGACCATTTCTTCAGTATATATGTGTCTATTATGATGACATTAGCTTATCGTAAAGCGTTGGATGACCAATTACTTGCAGCAACTCTTCCACATATTGGAGATACATTGGCACCA from Musa acuminata AAA Group cultivar baxijiao chromosome BXJ2-11, Cavendish_Baxijiao_AAA, whole genome shotgun sequence encodes:
- the LOC135627503 gene encoding phosphatidylinositol 4-phosphate 5-kinase 4-like; the encoded protein is MFKDNILTKVWESNVRCTQQQPQQQTARRRRLFSSMSVANADDVELPAATPKSCGDLPPVAATPADPLPVDNPEGAYHAERLLGNGDFYTGEWSGNVPHGTGKYLWTDGCMYEGEWRHGKTMGKGKFSWPSGATYEGEFKSGFMDGYGTYTSSLGDTYRGTWSMNLKHGHGVKSYANGDYYDGEWRSDNQDGHGRYVWKNGNEYVGQWRAGVIDGRGTLVWANGNRYDGGWEDGLPKGNGNFRWADGGLYIGYWSKENGSLQQKGVYYSSPTASSPTSRDPYGVFLADLGDCKVSQGENVSILPSQKTLNWSGIEADFMQKQAVWKSTKSPDAHRRRRASVEIVPTGGTPIKHNGHSSTISGIGSTSGFWDSSEFLSCDAENGEVGGANKGVDDLVGELHLDEAESRGAGRIHQPIRSPLREVKKQGEPISKGHKNYDLMLNLQLGIRQAVGKQPEPKSLDLKASAFDPKEKIWTRFPPEGTKQTPPHQSCDFKWKDYCPLVFRTLRKLFKVDPADYMISICGNDALRELSSPGKSGSFFYLTNDDRYMIKTMKKSEVKVLLRMLPAYYNHVRAFENTLVTKFFGLHCVKLTGATQRKVRFVIMGNLFCSEYPIHRRFDLKGSSHGRTTDKPEAEIDENTTLKDLDLNFIFRLQKSWFQEFHRQVDRDCEFLEQERIMDYSLLVGVHFREASASRETDDSCDVNNTNEATPRLSRADMDQFLCDPTRWASIKLGVNMPARVELIVRRNDGDPLLIIEPTGEFCDVILYFGIIDILQDYDISKKLEHAYKSIQYDPTSISAVDPKQYSKRFRDFIYKVFEEET